The following are encoded together in the Streptomyces flavofungini genome:
- the nirD gene encoding nitrite reductase small subunit NirD has translation MTTMTETAPAASTTTADTSVQLRLDGAWLTVCATARLTPGRGVAVLLPDGRRQAALFLDRAGRLYAIDNRDPFSGAAVLSRGLVGSADGRPFVASPLLKQRFDLETGRCLDDDEVGVGVYEARVCA, from the coding sequence ATGACGACGATGACCGAGACGGCCCCCGCCGCGAGCACCACCACCGCAGACACCAGCGTCCAACTGCGCCTCGACGGGGCCTGGTTGACGGTGTGCGCCACGGCCCGCCTCACTCCCGGCCGGGGCGTGGCCGTGCTCCTGCCCGACGGGCGGCGGCAGGCGGCGCTGTTCCTGGACCGCGCCGGACGCCTGTACGCCATCGACAACCGCGACCCGTTCTCCGGCGCGGCCGTGCTCTCCCGGGGCCTGGTCGGCTCGGCGGACGGCCGCCCGTTCGTGGCCTCGCCGCTCCTGAAGCAGCGCTTCGACCTGGAGACGGGACGGTGCCTCGACGACGACGAGGTGGGGGTCGGGGTGTACGAGGCCAGGGTCTGCGCCTAG